The DNA sequence catatcaaATGAGCGCGttaacacaatggccaatcagatgtttacgaatccactcaacagagctcaaagcatcacatttttaaaatttcagtaccaacttggtaccgaagtcggtacttttgacagtTCTACTgtttgaaactctcttcacatcctgataccaatcaataatagaagtggtctagatgttaaaacatatatatatatatatcttctgtggaagaccaaaaaatgttcatccaatcggtccgaatgcaatgatacGATGTCCTATCTGCCggtcaacatatgtatttccataccttcGTGCACCTGCTCGTGCAGACGTCATCAGCGTGTTCCTCAGGCTGTGCAGAGATGTAGACGGACAGTCACTGAGCtccgcaaacaaacagcagccaccttttacagttcctcctgaaccaaaagaAGATTATTCTGTGTTCACACCATGTCATAGCCGTAATTatgagatggcaacccgtgacttTCTATCCGAACGTTGTGCGTGtttatgtgttttgaaggagacATGTCTTTGGGAAGGGAGGGTgagatctcatgctttcaaagctagcttgctattgctagcctctcagaaattgcttactatacctttaaaggtgcaatatgtcgaattttctgtccgctagaggcctattcaaaacaaaagcgtagcttgatgatgccaagtttgagcgtggaatcttgggacatgtggtctttacctcacagccggtggaaataaatcgggataggactcggaaagaaatcatgttcatggataaagcagagcaggaccgattgttgtgggagctgaatgaggccgctggagcgattgcgcaacacacgccgcgaggagaggaacttttattatgcagcagtcgccggcgccgcttccgcttttccggtcatgagtatgaggtatgATGTTCTCACACCAAATTTTTTCTACTTTTTGTTTCCtagtaagtgttttttttttgttgttttttttttttttcctgttggaCCTCTTTTTGGATTTTTCAGTGGacttttttcagatctttctgCAACTCCATTATTTAATTCTTCAGCCCAGGTAACTCAGCTGCAAATCAACTGAACTTGATCATTTCTGTTGAACAGATTTGTCTCTATGGACATTTAATAAACTATTAAATCAATTCCCTCTGCATTTGAGACATTTTTTTCATACAGTTGTGTGACATTGTCTTGATTGATCTATTTAATGAGTTATGTAGTTTTAATCACATTAATGCTTTAAACATTCTGTCTTAATACTGTGATAAATATGTTTGGGATGTACAGCATTATTGTAAAATCAACCCAAATTACCAGGTATGTAATCATACAAAGAGGCTGGAGTTCATTTTATCCTTTATTTTTGACTGCTTAAGAACAATAAAGTACCAAAGCTTCAGTTCACCAGAAAAAAATAGAAGCTAATATTCAATTATAAACAAACTGTTGATCATTTGCATTATTTACTATGGTTTTAAAGTCCAGCTGCACTATGTCAAAAGCTTGGAAATAAATAGGATTTACAGGACAACAGTCTTTCAAACCTGGaaaaacataattataatagtgttttattaaaaatcccTTGTATGTTGTTACTAAAGGGAAACAGATCAGCAGCTGATATTAAATGTTATCTAATAGGCTCTGTGTGATAAAATGAGTAGCCTCATTCTAGTATCTACATTAGTGATCTTAATCAGGTGGACGCCATATTGAATTATGGCTCTAAGGGATAGATGTAGTCTTTACAATGGCACGCAGTGAATAATTGTCCTAGATCACTCAAAACTTCCCCGGGATAACGGCTGGATTTCTGCAGTTTCAAAAACGCCATCTATTGACAGAGTAAATGCGCATTTTCATTCAGCGTGTTGAGGTTGTTTACATCCGAGTGCGCATGTCTCTTTGACGCAGAACACGCAGTGTTGTACATTTAACCGGCTGATGGAAAAGTAttctaaaaaaatgcattctaaTCTAAATAACTTGTAATAAGGAATTATTAactgtattttgaagtgccTACAATAACAACACACGCTCACTATAGGCTACGCTATTTTCCAACGCAATTGCGCTGCACTCCAATAGGTGGCGCAAATGCGGTTTACAAACTACCAGAAAACGTAGAAGAAGACGATCGTCCTGAGAAGATATAAATAGAAGAAGATATAAAGAAATACAAGAGCaaacaatttatatttatgtgcCGTACTATTGTAAAGATGGactttattaaagaggagattgaagacatgagtgatccagaaccatccagaataaaacaggaagatactgaggaacaaataggTTGGTGTTTGTTGACTACAAAGCTTTTGTTTACCCTATTTGGTGTATGTGAAATAACAAGCTGATCATAAAGGATACAGGAATGCATCTAAATTTTCATAACCTTGTGTAGCACATTTTTGATTGTATTAACAGGAGAATGACAGAACTAAACTTGGGTACATCAAAGATCTGATACTTGATACTCTGTTGCTTTCTTCTGTTAAATCAGAGCTCACTTGAACTTATTTTAAtcacataatatttttgttttagacTGGATGAAAGTGAAACTGAATGAAGCAGAGGGGGAAAAGCAGAGCGTCAAAACTCAAAGAAAAGCTAATAAGCTTCacacctgctctcagtgtggaaagagtttcagacaaAAAGCACACCTTAAGacacacatgagaattcacactggagagaaaccgtatacatgctctcagtgtggaaagagttttaaatGTACAAGAGCTCTCGGTCATCATCTGCGCgttcactctggagaaaaaccattcaattgtgatcagtgtggtaaagattttttttcctcatcaaATCTAAAACAACACCTGATAGTTCACTCAGATGAGAAGCCGTACGTGTGTTCactctgtggaaagagtttttcaaggCTGGATCATTTTAAACGGCACGAGAAAACACACAATAATGTGCGAGATCATGTGTGCTttgactgtgggaagagctttacaACAGCTGACAATCTGAAACAgcaccaaagaattcatactggagaaagaccttacaagtgctcatattgtgacaagagtttcactGTGTCTGGAAACCTGAAAATACATGAGCgacttcatactggagagaagccgtacaaCTGTACtcaatgtgggaagagtttcataAGTGCCAAAAGTCTCAGTTATCATCTGTACATTCACACTGAAGATAAACCATTCAACTGTGATCAGTGTAGTAAAAAGTTTAATTCATCATCACATCTAAAACAAcacctgaaagttcattcagatgagaAGCCTCACTTGTGTTCTTTCTGTGGAAAGAGAACTCATACTAGAGAAAAACtttacaagtgctcatattgtgacgAGACTTTTACTCATTCTGGTCACCTAAAATCACATGAGCgtgttcatactggagagaagccgtaccacTGCATTCAGGACAGAGTTTCACCTAATCTAAAACTCTAGCAATTCATATTAAAAACCATTGTCATACTGAAAAAAGTTCTTTCAGGTAAATAATGTGAGATtctgataaaataaatgtatagaacatttacatttacatctatacattacatttaattgtATAGAAATGCCACAGGATTTGTAGAGATCATTGTTCACATAAAAAAACGTCATGTACTTGTTCAATTGCATTTGCTCCTGTTTATTGGTGGTCACATGACTGCACAAAACAACTCTCTTTCAGTCCTTCAGATAAAAAGAGTGAACATTTAGAAGAGAATTgataaattttatgtttatgtcaCTTAACTTTAGTAAGAATGATCATTTCTGTTAAGTTGGCACTAAAGTAATTAATGTACCGCCGGTTTcgcagacaaggcttaagctagttctagactaaaatgcatgtttgagctgtctgaactgaaagcaacttgtactgacatatcttaaaatatgtcagtgccattgttttgtctcaagatgcatatcagtaatgttttttcctaaggcatgtttataaaagctacttaaatgccctaattgaaggcctaatcctggtttaggctaagccctgtctgtgaaaccgggctgTAGTGTAATTTATCTTTCTCCCGTCTCACTACACTCTTACTGTTCCCTGTCACAGTAAAGCAGAAAtgccaaaaatatcaaaaatgccCCCAAAATTTAagatatagtttttttttattttttttttatgatgatcAATACAACTCAAGCAACATACAAACAAGAGTGCTGTTTTCCTGAATATGGGAGCAGATGTGAAGCTGAAATGTGAAATGGTTTCATCAACAAGTTATTTATGGGTAACTT is a window from the Ctenopharyngodon idella isolate HZGC_01 chromosome 15, HZGC01, whole genome shotgun sequence genome containing:
- the LOC127495755 gene encoding zinc finger protein 239-like; protein product: MCRTIVKMDFIKEEIEDMSDPEPSRIKQEDTEEQIDWMKVKLNEAEGEKQSVKTQRKANKLHTCSQCGKSFRQKAHLKTHMRIHTGEKPYTCSQCGKSFKCTRALGHHLRVHSGEKPFNCDQCGKDFFSSSNLKQHLIVHSDEKPYVCSLCGKSFSRLDHFKRHEKTHNNVRDHVCFDCGKSFTTADNLKQHQRIHTGERPYKCSYCDKSFTVSGNLKIHERLHTGEKPYNCTQCGKSFISAKSLSYHLYIHTEDKPFNCDQCSKKFNSSSHLKQHLKVHSDEKPHLCSFCGKRTHTREKLYKCSYCDETFTHSGHLKSHERVHTGEKPYHCIQDRVSPNLKL